The DNA region TTACATACTGGAGACTGGAAATTTGATGATGATCCTATTATTGGCAAAGAATCTGATAAAGCTTTATTGCAAAAATACGGAGATGAAGGAATAACAGCGCTAGTGTGTGATTCTACTAATGTATTTTATAGCGGTTTTTCAGGATCAGAAGGTAATCTGCAAAAAAGTTTAATTGATATTATTGGCAGTGCATCAGGATTAATAATTACTACAACATTTGCTTCAAATTTAGCTAGATTGCAGTCATTAATTGTTGCTGCTAAGCATGCTGGTCGTAAAGTTATACTTGCAGGAAAAAGTTTGCTACGGATGATGCGTGCTGCACAAGATAGTGACTATCTGAATGATGTGAACGAGCAATTATTAGACATCAAAGAATTTAGTAAATATCCACGTGAAAAATTAATGATTATCTCAACAGGGTGCCAAGGTGAGCCGTTAGCAGCAGTTAATAAGATAGTAACTGGAAGTCATCAACATATTAAACTACAGGCTAAAGATACAGTTATCTTTTCATCAAAAATTATTCCTGGTAATGAAAAAAGAATATACAAACTATTTAACCAGTTAACTAGAGCACAAGTTAAAGTTATTACTGAAAAAGATAATTTTGTACATGTATCAGGGCATCCTGCAATTGAAGAACTGAAAGCTATGTATAAGCTAACACGACCTAAAATATGTATACCAGTACATGGAGAGCCAATACATATACATGAACATGCTAATTTAGCCAAAAGTTGTGGAATTAAGAATGTTGTTGAACTAGAAAATGGTTCCATTCTACAAATTAACTCAGACTCACATAAAATTTTGGGAAAAATAAAAGTGCAATATCTAGCAATAGATGGCAATTATATACTTTCAGCGAATTCTGATATTTTTTATAAGCGTA from Orientia tsutsugamushi str. Boryong includes:
- a CDS encoding ribonuclease J; the protein is MSNNLDQSNNESINSLIQTDKLVFIPIGGCNEIGMNVNIYHYQGEFIMVDCGAGFPSDFTPGANMLITDLSFIKASGKKLAGLILTHAHEDHLGGVQYLLQDLDCPIYTTNFTANFLSLRLKEYDPTCQVTINKITPGHRFNIGPFAIEMLTLTHSAPEMQALMIRTDAGTILHTGDWKFDDDPIIGKESDKALLQKYGDEGITALVCDSTNVFYSGFSGSEGNLQKSLIDIIGSASGLIITTTFASNLARLQSLIVAAKHAGRKVILAGKSLLRMMRAAQDSDYLNDVNEQLLDIKEFSKYPREKLMIISTGCQGEPLAAVNKIVTGSHQHIKLQAKDTVIFSSKIIPGNEKRIYKLFNQLTRAQVKVITEKDNFVHVSGHPAIEELKAMYKLTRPKICIPVHGEPIHIHEHANLAKSCGIKNVVELENGSILQINSDSHKILGKIKVQYLAIDGNYILSANSDIFYKRRRMQENGIVIATLIFNNRNILAIEPILSFPGLLDPNPKNEHDPDYSIATLIKQELQQILSINNSTKRSIKRDKIEEVTKSCIRRIIKQEVNKNPIIMVNIHKLYQQKN